GTCCAGACGCCCGATAACCAGATAACTGGAGGAAACACCTTGAATCCCCGGGCATGGTGGGCGCGGTACGAATGCCTTGTCTGCGCCGCGGGCATCTCCGGAGCGCCAACGGCGCAAACCATACCACCCCGGGCCTTCAGCCCGGGAAATGCGGAGAATTCCTTCTACCCAGCCCTCCGGGCTGGGCTGGTATGTCCGCGCGCCATTGGCGCTCCGGAAGGGACAATGTCTTGTCCACATCGCGCGCGTCTCCGGAGCGCCAACGGCGAGAAACATGCTCGAAGCAGAAAACCAAACCGTCCTGAACAAGCCTGGCGCGGCCACGAGGCCCTGTTCGGGACGGAGGTTCTTACATTTCCCCCGTCAGGTAGCGCACCGCTTCATTGGCACCCACTTTCCGCGCCAGGTCCAGCGGCGTGTTCCCATCCGCGTCCGTCACCTGGGGATCGGCCGAGAAATCTTCCAGCAGCATTTCCACGGTCTGCACCTGATTGCAGGCGGCGGCGTAATGCAACAGCGCCATTCCATATTCGTCCGGCGCGTTCACATCGCCCCCCCGGCGCAGGTATGCCCCCACCTTTTCCATGTTTCCCTGAGCCGCGGCGTCATAGACCGAAATCCCATCCGCTTCGAGTGCTTCTGGTGTGCCGCGGCCGCACGCTGCGCAGATGAGCAGCATGCACCCGGCGAGACCGCACATACTCCATCGCAATCCCTTCATGATCTTCCTCTCTATAACTGATGCCAGTCATTCATGAAAGGCGTGGGGCCGCGCGAAGCGGCCCCACGGAACAGTCGCGTTCATCACGGCGAATACTGGTAGCCGTCGCTGAGAATCTCTTGCGTGCAGCAATACAGCCAGGAACCGGTCGACTGTGGATACCTGGCCCACTCGACGTGGCCGTCCATGCATAACACATTGGCGCCGCCCGGTACGTGGCAGAAGTCTTTGCCGCCTTCCGAGATGCCGCCGCCGGGACCCATCGTGCGGATCGTGTCCCACATGGTAATGATCTGGGATTGTGCCCGGCTGCTGCCCGCTGGGTTGTTGATGTCGGTGATGAAGAACCGTTCAATGCCTTCCCGCAGGTGGTACAAGGTGATGGTCCGGCCATTGGAAGGCAACGTGATGCTTCCGTCTTCGTAGGCCATCATGTAGCACCCCATCCCGGACAGGCTCGGCGTGCCGCTGTTGTACCCGTTGTGCAGGTACAGGAAGATGGCGGCACAATCTTCGCGCGCTACCAGAGCATCCGGCGGAATTGCCACGGCCCAGTAGGCATACGACCAGTCGGGCATGTACGGATAGCAGGTCGTTGGGGTGCAATCTGTCCCAACAACCGGGTAGGGCAGACTGGAAACAGGATTGGGCTGCATGACCGGCAATTTCCAATTGTCGCCTACCCGGCGCCATACACCGTTAGTGGGTTGGCCCGGTGGCATGTCATAGGGCCATTCGCTCGACTCGGGCCAATACTTCCCCGGACCGGAATCCACATCCGAGGGGCAGAACCAGATGGCGAGGTCCGTCGCATATTCAGGATACAGTTCGGGCACGTTCAGGCCGTGCCACACCCGGACATTGTCGCCGCGTATCGCCTCGGTGGGAGTGTTGTCGTACCGCACCGTACGGCACACCCACCGATCACGGTGTTCCGCAGCAAACATCTTGTGGATCAGCCCGAACTGTTTCAGATTGTTCTGGCAACTCGCCCGCCGCGCCGCTTCTCTCGCGCGGGAAAGCGCTGGCAAGAGAATGGCCGCGAGTATGCCGATGATGGCAATGACCACCAGCAGTTCAATCAACGTAAACCCGTGCTTTTTCATTCATTACCTCCCGCCCTCGTGAGGGCTTCCGGTTACATCTCCGGAATTGTGCAACTCTGACTGCTTAAGTTCAGCTTCACACACGAGGAGTACACCATATCTCATAGCTCCCTCTCTAACTATGATTGAATCCAAAAGAACACGGGAACCCGTTCCTCACCTCCTTCTTGTTCGCACCGTCCGAGAGACAAACACTCCCGTAAACCTCAAATACGAATAAAATTAAATCCATGATAATCCAGAAAAAAGGTTTTTGCAATAATTAGCCTAATTATTAGCCTAATTATTGTAAGGAATCGACCAAAGATATGGAACGGCAACAGGTTGCGCGAAAAGGCCAAACGCGAGTAGTCGGTGGCATGCCCCCTGCGGTAACCCTTTCCGGCGGCGACCGTTGGAGTTCCGGTCGGTCCGCGCAATCCGCGCCCTTGCAGGCTTCCCCGGCAGGTCTTGCCCTCCCCTCCGCCGCGCCCGCACTGGCCTTCCAGGCTCGTGGGGGAGCCCGGGGTTTGAACGGGTTTCTCTCGTTGGCCTCCGCGACCCGGGAGAATTTCGTGCTGTGCGGGATGGTCTCGATTGAGGGAGACTTCGCAGATCTTCTTCAAGACCACACCAAGGTGCGCTGTCGGACTCCGCAGTGCGCCGCTTTTATCTTGCGCTCTGTCGTGATACCCTCCTTCATGCTGGCTCCCGGCGACATTCCAGCGCGTCCCGGAATGGGTTCGTGATGCGCGACGTTGGATCATGATAGAGGCTTGTCAGCCAGAAGGACGTATCTGTATGCTCTCCAACCGTATACCCACGATTCTCCTTTGCATCGCGGTTGCTCTGTGCGTTGGCCTGTGCGCGTTGGGCGCATCCGCCGCGGAGGAATCCTCCGCAGGAAACGGGTGGCGCGCAGGCGTTGCCCGTGTTGACATCACGCCCGAGGCGCCCCTGTGGCTTGCGGGATATGCCGCACGGAGTCATGCCGCGGAAGGTGTCCTCCATCCGTTGTGGGTGAAGGCCCTCGCGCTCGAAGATGCCTCAGGGCAACGCGCCCTGTTGGTTACGAGCGACCTGCTCGGATTTCCACGCGACATGGCAGAGACGCTCCTTGCACGCATCGAATCGAAGCACGGGCTGCCAGGCAGCCACGTGATTCTGAGCAGTTCCCACACCCATTCCGGCCCGGTTGTGTCGAACATGCTCTTCGAGATCTACCCGCTGGAAGCGGCCGACAAAACCCTCATCGAACAGTACTCGAACGCCCTCGTGGATCGGATTCTCGGGGCCGTGGACGCTGCCTTGAGCGGCTTGGCGCCCGTGCGGCTTGAATCGGGCAACGGCGTCACGCGCTTTGCCGTAAACCGCCGCAACAACACCGAGTCCCGGATTACCGCAACGCACGATTTCAAGGGCCCGGTGGACCATGCGGCGCCGGTTTTGCGGGTGTCACGAGAAGACGGCACGATGCTTGCCATCGTATTCGGATACGCCTGTCATGCGACGACCCTGGATATTTACAAGTGGTCAGGCGACTACCCCGGCTTCGCGCAAATCGAACTGGAAGCCGAATACCCGGGCGCCATGGCCATGTTCTTCGCCGGCTGCGGCGCCGATCAGAACCCGCTGCCCCGGCGAACCATCGAGCGGGCGCAGCAATACGGCCGCGAACTGGCCATAGCCGTGGAACGCGTGCTCGCCGAGCCCATGACGCCGCTGGAACCCGCGTTCCGAGCACATTACACGGAGGTCGAGCTGGCCCTTGCCCCGGCCCCCAGCCGCGAAGAGCTGGCCGCGCAGGCCGTGAACGCCCCCGGCTACCAGCAGCGATGTCTCAACCGCCTTATCCAAACGCTGGATGCGGGCCAGCCCCTCCCCTCCATCTATTCGTATCCGGTCCAGTTTTGGCAATTGGGCAAACAGACCATTGTGGCCTTGGCGGGCGAGGTCGTGGTGGACTACTCAATCTTTCTGAAACGAATGCTGGGCAACGACACATTCGTCATGGCCTATGCCCATCATATTCCAAGCTACATCCCCTCGGAGCGGGTGCTTGCCGAAGGCGGCTACGAAGGCGCCACGGCACAGCTTTACTATGGTCTGCCAGCGCCCTGGGCGCCCGGGGTTGAAGAACGCATCATGAACGGCGCTACCGAAGCCGCCACGGCGCTCGACCTGCCCGTTTCCCCCTGGAAAGAGGAATAGCAGCGGTAAACGCGGGGCGCGGCCATTTCGCCTGTCAAACACGGAGCAATTGGCGTATCACGTCGCGGAACGCGGTTTCGGACTCGGGCCGGAGGTGAGATGCCGTGGGTTCGTAGCCGCCCTCCTCGTACGCGCGGGCCGTGCAGACATATCCCGGTGCGCAATCGCCATACCCTGAAACCGCCACGAAATCGTCTTTCCGCAGTTCCTTGGCAAGAAGCTGATACTCGATCATCGGTTCGCCGGGCAGATGCAGGACATGCACATTTCCCATGTGCATTGCGCTGAGCTCGATCGGGCGGGCGCTCCGAAGGCGATACGCCAGCGACATCGCGGCGCCCGTGCGCACGCTGTCTACCTTTTTCGCGTCGGCCATCTGAGCCTGACAGTCAGCTTCCGCGTAGCCTGCGTCATCGCGAACGGTCAAGGGGAAATTGGCTGTCGTCCACTCGATTGCGGGAACAGGCACGAAGTTTGGCGCGGCACTCGAAGCCTTCATCGCGGCATAAAGGCGTTCGTACAAGCCCTGCCGCGCCTCGGGCGTGCCGTCGTTGTATTTTCCCGCGGCGACGTTGCCCGCGCACCCGGTGAAATACACCTGGCATACCCCCTCCTCCTGTTCGAGGCGTTCGCGGGCCATGCCTACAAAATCGTAGCTCGCACGGGGATCGCCGTAGAAACTCTGCGGATGCGTAGCGTAATAATGAAGACGCGCCAGCGGGCGGCCACCCTGGGCAAAAGTGATGGTCTGCAATACCGGGTCAATCAGTCCTTCGGGCATGGCCCGCAACTTCTCGTCGCGGCACGAACTCCCCCGGAAACCGACCTTGCCTTCTCCCGCGGGTGTGCGGCGGTTCGAGGCGACCCGCTCGACCGGGGCCTGGCTGGTCCCGACCGCATCGCAAGGCGTCAGGTTCTCGATGGAGCGCCGGACGGCCTCTCCGAGTGTTGCCGCGGCCGATTCGAACACCTCGGTTGCGGGATATGCCGGCGGCGTATCGAGCGTTTTCAGGAATGGCCACGCGTCGGCATCTCCCATGGGCGCAGTGTGCTGGTGAACGGTCTGCACGGCCACGCGCGACACGCTGGTATCCGCGCCCCGGGCCACCGCCTCTCGG
This genomic stretch from Candidatus Hydrogenedentota bacterium harbors:
- a CDS encoding ankyrin repeat domain-containing protein, translated to MKGLRWSMCGLAGCMLLICAACGRGTPEALEADGISVYDAAAQGNMEKVGAYLRRGGDVNAPDEYGMALLHYAAACNQVQTVEMLLEDFSADPQVTDADGNTPLDLARKVGANEAVRYLTGEM
- a CDS encoding prepilin-type N-terminal cleavage/methylation domain-containing protein, with amino-acid sequence MKKHGFTLIELLVVIAIIGILAAILLPALSRAREAARRASCQNNLKQFGLIHKMFAAEHRDRWVCRTVRYDNTPTEAIRGDNVRVWHGLNVPELYPEYATDLAIWFCPSDVDSGPGKYWPESSEWPYDMPPGQPTNGVWRRVGDNWKLPVMQPNPVSSLPYPVVGTDCTPTTCYPYMPDWSYAYWAVAIPPDALVAREDCAAIFLYLHNGYNSGTPSLSGMGCYMMAYEDGSITLPSNGRTITLYHLREGIERFFITDINNPAGSSRAQSQIITMWDTIRTMGPGGGISEGGKDFCHVPGGANVLCMDGHVEWARYPQSTGSWLYCCTQEILSDGYQYSP
- a CDS encoding neutral/alkaline non-lysosomal ceramidase N-terminal domain-containing protein — translated: MLSNRIPTILLCIAVALCVGLCALGASAAEESSAGNGWRAGVARVDITPEAPLWLAGYAARSHAAEGVLHPLWVKALALEDASGQRALLVTSDLLGFPRDMAETLLARIESKHGLPGSHVILSSSHTHSGPVVSNMLFEIYPLEAADKTLIEQYSNALVDRILGAVDAALSGLAPVRLESGNGVTRFAVNRRNNTESRITATHDFKGPVDHAAPVLRVSREDGTMLAIVFGYACHATTLDIYKWSGDYPGFAQIELEAEYPGAMAMFFAGCGADQNPLPRRTIERAQQYGRELAIAVERVLAEPMTPLEPAFRAHYTEVELALAPAPSREELAAQAVNAPGYQQRCLNRLIQTLDAGQPLPSIYSYPVQFWQLGKQTIVALAGEVVVDYSIFLKRMLGNDTFVMAYAHHIPSYIPSERVLAEGGYEGATAQLYYGLPAPWAPGVEERIMNGATEAATALDLPVSPWKEE